The Blastococcus sp. HT6-4 genome window below encodes:
- the pgeF gene encoding peptidoglycan editing factor PgeF — protein sequence MSTNPAAPSAVRPRRVVTDRRGGRSRSPYDSFNLGDHVGDDPADVAANRARVARELGVADDRLIWMDQVHGTGVAVVEGPQDGPVPATDALVTANRGLVLAVLAADCVPVLLADHDTGVVAAVHAGREGVRAGVLPAALSAMAGLGARARHVTALLGPAVCGACYEVPAAMQAEVARVAPDAAVTTRAGTPGLDLRAGVEQILRRAGIPEVVQDARCTVEDRTLFSHRRDGVTGRQAGLVWLD from the coding sequence ATGAGCACGAATCCGGCCGCTCCGTCGGCGGTGCGACCCCGCAGGGTCGTCACCGACCGACGGGGCGGCCGCTCCCGTTCCCCGTACGACTCCTTCAACCTCGGCGACCACGTCGGCGACGACCCGGCCGACGTCGCCGCCAACCGGGCCCGCGTCGCCCGGGAGCTGGGCGTGGCCGACGACCGACTGATCTGGATGGACCAGGTCCACGGCACCGGGGTGGCCGTCGTCGAGGGGCCCCAGGACGGCCCGGTGCCCGCGACCGACGCGCTCGTCACGGCGAACCGCGGACTGGTGCTGGCCGTGCTCGCCGCCGACTGCGTGCCGGTGCTGCTGGCCGATCACGACACGGGCGTCGTCGCCGCGGTGCACGCCGGCCGCGAGGGCGTGCGCGCCGGCGTGCTGCCGGCTGCCCTGTCGGCCATGGCCGGTCTCGGCGCCCGTGCGCGGCACGTGACCGCGCTGCTGGGCCCGGCCGTCTGCGGCGCCTGCTACGAGGTGCCCGCCGCGATGCAGGCCGAGGTGGCGCGGGTCGCGCCGGACGCCGCGGTCACCACGCGTGCCGGTACGCCCGGGTTGGACCTGCGGGCCGGGGTCGAGCAGATCCTGCGCCGGGCCGGCATCCCGGAGGTCGTCCAGGACGCACGCTGCACGGTGGAGGACCGCACCCTCTTCTCCCACCGCCGGGACGGCGTCACGGGCCGGCAGGCCGGGCTGGTCTGGCTCGACTGA
- a CDS encoding YggS family pyridoxal phosphate-dependent enzyme, which translates to MASLKENLRAVRARIDAAARAAGRDPGSVALLAVSKTWPAADVRALAALGQRDFGENRVQELLDKAAELADAGPRWHFVGQLQRNKAAAVARTGAVVHSLDRQPLATTLDRAGQEGGHPVDVLIQVDLGGPAGEVAARGGARPADVPALADAVAGAAGLRLRGLMAVAPRGADPRPAFDRLADLAGRVRADHPEAVDISAGMSGDLADAVAAGATIVRVGTALFGERPLPCGEFEEHQPRESQQ; encoded by the coding sequence GTGGCCAGTCTCAAGGAGAACCTGCGCGCGGTCCGTGCCCGGATCGACGCGGCGGCGCGGGCCGCTGGGCGCGACCCGGGGAGCGTGGCGCTCCTCGCGGTGAGCAAGACCTGGCCGGCGGCCGACGTGCGGGCGCTGGCCGCGCTCGGGCAGCGGGACTTCGGCGAGAACCGGGTGCAGGAGCTCCTCGACAAGGCCGCGGAGCTCGCCGACGCCGGCCCGCGCTGGCACTTCGTCGGGCAACTCCAGCGGAACAAGGCCGCGGCGGTCGCGCGGACCGGCGCGGTGGTCCACTCCCTGGACCGGCAGCCCCTGGCGACCACGCTGGACCGGGCGGGGCAGGAGGGCGGGCATCCCGTCGACGTGCTGATCCAGGTCGACCTCGGTGGCCCGGCGGGCGAGGTGGCCGCCCGTGGCGGAGCCCGGCCCGCCGACGTCCCGGCCCTCGCCGACGCCGTCGCCGGGGCGGCCGGGCTGCGGCTGCGCGGACTCATGGCGGTCGCCCCCCGCGGTGCCGACCCCCGCCCGGCGTTCGACCGGCTGGCCGACCTCGCCGGGCGGGTGCGGGCCGACCACCCGGAGGCCGTGGACATCTCCGCCGGCATGAGCGGCGACCTCGCCGACGCCGTCGCGGCCGGCGCGACCATCGTGCGTGTCGGAACCGCGCTCTTCGGCGAACGGCCCCTACCCTGCGGTGAGTTCGAGGAACACCAGCCACGTGAGTCACAGCAGTAA
- a CDS encoding cell division protein SepF — translation MAGAMRKMGIYLGLVEDEDTRGYGRYDPRSPDELEHDRRYGRYDEDRYGDEYADRSYGDDGYAGGYADEDEPAAGIPAARDPEPISVRRVQARPLGLAPSGATASGAGSIGSRAGSLSSGPVAAGLAVQEPLVAAEPEPEPVATPAAQPYRITTLHPRTYNEARTIGERFRDGMPVIMNLTEMDDADAKRLVDFAAGLSFGLRGSIERVTAKVFLLSPQDVAVTAEDKAKIREGGFTPKS, via the coding sequence ATGGCTGGAGCCATGCGGAAGATGGGGATCTACCTGGGGCTCGTCGAGGACGAGGACACCCGGGGCTACGGCCGGTACGACCCCCGTTCGCCGGACGAGCTGGAGCACGACCGCCGTTACGGCCGGTACGACGAGGACCGCTACGGCGACGAGTACGCCGACCGTTCCTACGGCGACGACGGCTACGCCGGCGGGTACGCCGACGAGGACGAGCCCGCCGCCGGGATCCCTGCCGCCCGGGACCCCGAGCCGATCTCGGTCCGGCGCGTCCAGGCCCGACCGCTGGGCCTGGCGCCCAGCGGCGCCACCGCCAGCGGTGCCGGCTCGATCGGGTCCCGCGCGGGGAGCCTGAGCAGCGGCCCGGTCGCCGCCGGTCTCGCCGTCCAGGAGCCGCTGGTCGCCGCGGAGCCCGAGCCGGAGCCGGTGGCCACCCCCGCCGCCCAGCCCTACCGGATCACGACGCTGCACCCGCGGACCTACAACGAGGCGCGGACCATCGGCGAGCGGTTCCGCGACGGCATGCCGGTCATCATGAACCTCACGGAGATGGACGACGCCGACGCCAAGCGACTCGTCGACTTCGCTGCGGGACTCAGCTTCGGGCTGCGCGGTAGTATCGAGCGCGTCACGGCGAAGGTGTTCCTGCTCAGCCCGCAGGACGTCGCCGTCACCGCTGAGGACAAGGCGAAGATCCGCGAGGGCGGCTTCACCCCCAAGTCCTGA
- a CDS encoding YggT family protein, whose amino-acid sequence MLLVFLVLLFARFVVDWVMVLARSWRPSGAVAAVLEVVYSTTDPPLKAVRKVIPPLNLGSIRLDLGFMVLLIAVVVLRNVTLALAR is encoded by the coding sequence GTGCTGCTCGTCTTCCTCGTGCTGCTGTTCGCGCGGTTCGTCGTCGACTGGGTGATGGTCCTGGCCCGCAGCTGGCGGCCCTCGGGTGCGGTCGCGGCGGTCCTCGAGGTCGTCTACTCCACCACCGACCCGCCGTTGAAGGCGGTGCGCAAGGTCATCCCGCCTCTGAACCTGGGGTCCATCCGACTGGACCTCGGGTTTATGGTGCTGCTGATCGCCGTGGTGGTCCTCCGGAACGTCACGCTCGCACTCGCACGCTGA
- a CDS encoding DivIVA domain-containing protein — protein sequence MPLTPADVHNVVFKKPPIGKRGYDEDEVDAFLDVVEAELARLIEENNELRSGAGRAPARAEERPEPPAPVAPPVAAPPPVQQPREDDSARASRMLALATETADRYVNEAKTQAEQMLTGAKTNSDRLMSEARAKSEQMVTEAKHRADSMIGDARTRSETMEREARAKAAALDQDAERRHVEVMGSLEEKRSSLERKIEELRTFEREYRTRLRSYLESHLRDLDSRGSAEPASAGRQNQHASA from the coding sequence ATGCCACTCACGCCTGCCGACGTGCACAACGTCGTCTTCAAGAAGCCGCCCATCGGCAAGCGGGGCTACGACGAGGACGAGGTGGACGCCTTCCTCGACGTCGTGGAGGCCGAGTTGGCCCGCTTGATCGAGGAGAACAACGAGCTGCGCTCGGGCGCCGGTCGCGCCCCGGCGCGGGCCGAGGAGCGGCCCGAGCCGCCGGCGCCGGTCGCGCCCCCCGTGGCGGCGCCGCCGCCGGTCCAGCAGCCCCGTGAAGACGACAGCGCCCGTGCCTCCCGCATGTTGGCGCTGGCCACGGAGACCGCCGACCGGTACGTGAACGAGGCGAAGACGCAGGCCGAGCAGATGCTCACCGGCGCCAAGACGAACAGCGACCGCCTGATGTCCGAGGCGCGCGCCAAGAGCGAGCAGATGGTCACCGAGGCCAAGCACCGGGCCGACTCGATGATCGGGGACGCCCGCACCCGCTCCGAGACGATGGAGCGCGAGGCCCGCGCCAAGGCCGCGGCCCTCGACCAGGACGCCGAGCGCCGGCACGTCGAGGTGATGGGCTCGCTGGAGGAGAAGCGCAGCAGCCTGGAGCGGAAGATCGAGGAGCTGCGCACCTTCGAGCGCGAGTACCGCACCCGGCTGCGGTCCTACCTCGAGTCGCACCTGCGCGACCTCGACAGCCGCGGCTCGGCCGAGCCGGCGTCGGCGGGCCGGCAGAACCAGCACGCCAGCGCCTGA
- the ileS gene encoding isoleucine--tRNA ligase has protein sequence MSAPTGPFAALPPQVDLPVLEHRILERWAAGKVFDRSLEASAGRPQWNFYEGPPTANGRPGTHHIEARAFKDVFPRFKTMQGWHVPRRAGWDCHGLPVEIAVEQELGFAGKPDIERFGIAEFNARCRASVERHVDAFTELTQRMGYWVDMSTAYWTMDPAYIESVWWSLKQVFEKGLLVEDHRVAPYCPRCGTGLSDHEVAQGYETITDPSVYVRLPVTSGEWAGRADLLIWTTTPWTLPSNTAVAMHPEVAYVVARAAGSDDVPVVVAEPLLAAVLGEDAEVLGRAPGRDWERTSYRRPFELVEFPAGEDAHFVVLAEYVTTDDGTGLVHQSPAFGADDLAVCRAYGLPVVNPIDATGHFLPEIPLVGGHFFKAADPALVEDLQARGVLFREIRYEHSYPHCWRCHTPLMYYAQPSWYIRTSAIKDQLLAENEKTAWHPENIQWGRYGDWLHNNVDWALSRDRYWGTPLPIWRNDADPSRMVAVGSLAELSELTGRDLSDLDPHRPFIDDVTFTVAGEEGTYRRVRQVIDAWYDSGSMPFAQWGAPHRNQEQFEAAYPAQFICEAIDQTRGWFYTLMAVGTLVFEKSSYENVLCLGHILAEDGRKMSKHLGNILEPIPLMDRHGADAVRWFMLAGGSPWSARRVGHETLSEVVRKVLLTYWNTASFFTLYAETNGWDPATSPAPAREERPLLDRWALAELAAVTRDVTAALEDFDTQGAGRLLAQFVDDLSNWYVRRSRRRFWDGDPAALGTLHEVLDGLTRLMAPFTPFVTDEVWARAVAPGLADAADSVHLASWPQVDTAALDDDLVAQMTLVRRLVELGRSARTAAKVRTRQPLARAVVAAPGWSALPRDLVAEVADELNVAELMELSAVGGDLVDVTVKIDFRAVGRRLGKQVQAVAKAVAAADAPALVAAYRAGTATVEVDGTQVPLLEGDLIVTETPREGWTVASAGGLTVALDLTLTPELERAGLVREVVRLVQEARKNSGLEVSDRIELSWTADGAMAQALTEHAEQLAGEVLAGTVHAGTAGAGEGVEGPEGSRFWVVKAG, from the coding sequence GTGAGTGCTCCCACCGGCCCCTTCGCCGCACTGCCCCCACAGGTCGACCTGCCCGTTCTCGAGCACCGCATCCTGGAGCGCTGGGCGGCGGGCAAGGTGTTCGACCGGTCGCTGGAGGCGTCGGCGGGCCGGCCGCAGTGGAACTTCTACGAGGGGCCGCCCACGGCCAACGGCCGGCCGGGCACCCACCACATCGAGGCGCGTGCGTTCAAGGACGTCTTCCCCCGCTTCAAGACCATGCAGGGCTGGCACGTGCCGCGCCGGGCGGGCTGGGACTGCCACGGCCTGCCGGTGGAGATCGCCGTCGAGCAGGAGCTCGGCTTCGCCGGCAAGCCCGACATCGAGCGGTTCGGCATCGCCGAGTTCAACGCCCGCTGCCGCGCCTCGGTCGAGCGGCACGTCGACGCCTTCACCGAGCTCACCCAGCGCATGGGCTACTGGGTCGACATGTCCACCGCCTACTGGACGATGGACCCGGCCTACATCGAGAGCGTCTGGTGGTCGCTCAAGCAGGTTTTCGAGAAGGGGCTGCTGGTCGAGGACCACCGGGTCGCGCCGTACTGCCCGCGCTGCGGCACCGGCCTGTCCGACCACGAGGTGGCCCAGGGCTACGAGACCATCACCGACCCGTCGGTGTACGTCCGGCTGCCGGTCACCAGCGGCGAGTGGGCCGGCCGGGCCGACCTGCTGATCTGGACGACGACGCCGTGGACGCTGCCGAGCAACACCGCCGTCGCGATGCACCCCGAGGTCGCGTACGTCGTCGCCCGGGCGGCCGGCTCGGACGACGTGCCGGTCGTGGTCGCCGAGCCGCTGCTGGCCGCCGTCCTCGGGGAGGACGCCGAGGTGCTCGGCCGCGCCCCAGGCCGCGACTGGGAGCGCACGTCCTACCGGCGCCCGTTCGAGCTGGTCGAGTTCCCGGCGGGCGAGGACGCCCACTTCGTGGTCCTGGCCGAGTACGTCACCACCGACGACGGCACGGGGCTGGTCCACCAGTCCCCCGCGTTCGGCGCCGACGACCTCGCCGTCTGCCGGGCGTACGGGCTGCCCGTCGTGAACCCGATCGACGCGACCGGGCACTTCCTGCCCGAGATCCCGCTCGTGGGCGGGCACTTCTTCAAGGCCGCCGACCCGGCCCTGGTCGAGGACCTGCAGGCCCGCGGCGTGCTGTTCCGCGAGATCCGGTACGAGCACAGCTATCCGCACTGCTGGCGCTGCCACACGCCGCTCATGTACTACGCCCAGCCGTCCTGGTACATCCGCACCAGCGCGATCAAGGACCAGCTGCTCGCCGAGAACGAGAAGACCGCCTGGCACCCGGAGAACATCCAGTGGGGCCGGTACGGCGACTGGCTGCACAACAACGTCGACTGGGCGCTGTCGCGGGACCGCTACTGGGGCACTCCCCTGCCGATCTGGCGCAACGACGCCGACCCGAGCCGGATGGTCGCCGTCGGCTCGCTGGCGGAGCTCTCGGAGCTGACCGGGCGGGACCTCTCCGACCTCGACCCGCACCGGCCGTTCATCGACGACGTCACCTTCACCGTGGCCGGTGAGGAGGGCACCTACCGACGGGTCCGGCAGGTCATCGACGCCTGGTACGACTCCGGTTCGATGCCCTTCGCGCAGTGGGGCGCGCCGCACCGCAACCAGGAGCAGTTCGAGGCGGCGTACCCCGCGCAGTTCATCTGCGAGGCGATCGACCAGACCCGTGGCTGGTTCTACACGCTCATGGCGGTCGGCACCCTGGTGTTCGAGAAGAGCTCGTACGAGAACGTGCTCTGCCTCGGCCACATCCTGGCCGAGGACGGCCGGAAGATGAGCAAGCACCTGGGCAACATCCTCGAGCCGATCCCGCTGATGGACCGGCACGGCGCCGACGCCGTCCGCTGGTTCATGCTGGCCGGCGGTTCGCCGTGGTCGGCCCGGCGGGTCGGGCACGAGACGCTGTCCGAGGTCGTCCGGAAGGTCCTGCTGACCTACTGGAACACCGCCAGCTTCTTCACCCTCTACGCCGAGACCAACGGCTGGGACCCGGCCACCTCACCGGCCCCCGCGCGCGAGGAGCGGCCGCTGCTCGACCGCTGGGCGCTCGCCGAACTGGCCGCGGTCACCCGGGACGTCACCGCGGCGCTGGAGGACTTCGACACCCAGGGCGCGGGCCGGCTGCTCGCCCAGTTCGTCGACGACCTGTCCAACTGGTACGTCCGGCGGTCCCGGCGGCGGTTCTGGGACGGCGACCCGGCGGCGCTGGGCACGCTCCACGAGGTGCTCGACGGCCTGACCCGCCTCATGGCGCCGTTCACCCCGTTCGTCACCGACGAGGTCTGGGCACGGGCGGTCGCCCCCGGTCTGGCCGACGCGGCCGACTCGGTCCACCTCGCCTCCTGGCCGCAGGTGGACACCGCCGCGCTCGACGACGACCTGGTCGCGCAGATGACCCTGGTGCGGCGGCTGGTGGAGCTGGGCCGCTCGGCGCGCACCGCCGCCAAGGTGCGCACCCGGCAGCCGCTGGCCCGCGCCGTCGTCGCGGCCCCGGGATGGTCGGCGCTCCCCCGCGACCTGGTCGCCGAGGTGGCCGACGAGCTCAACGTCGCCGAGCTCATGGAGCTGTCGGCCGTGGGGGGCGACCTGGTCGACGTGACCGTCAAGATCGACTTCCGGGCGGTCGGGCGGCGGCTGGGTAAGCAGGTGCAGGCCGTGGCGAAGGCGGTCGCCGCGGCGGACGCGCCGGCGCTGGTCGCCGCGTACCGCGCCGGCACCGCCACCGTCGAGGTGGACGGCACGCAGGTACCGCTCCTGGAGGGCGACCTGATCGTCACCGAGACGCCGCGGGAGGGCTGGACGGTGGCGAGCGCCGGCGGCCTCACCGTCGCGCTCGACCTCACCCTCACCCCGGAGCTCGAGCGCGCCGGACTCGTCCGCGAGGTCGTCCGCCTGGTGCAGGAGGCCCGCAAGAACAGCGGCCTGGAGGTCAGCGACCGCATCGAGCTGTCCTGGACCGCCGACGGCGCCATGGCGCAGGCGCTCACCGAGCACGCCGAGCAGTTGGCCGGGGAGGTGCTGGCCGGCACGGTGCACGCCGGGACGGCCGGAGCGGGCGAGGGCGTCGAGGGGCCCGAGGGCTCCCGGTTCTGGGTGGTGAAGGCCGGCTAG